A window of the Bacteriovorax sp. PP10 genome harbors these coding sequences:
- a CDS encoding CHASE2 domain-containing protein, with protein sequence MKFKKLKIDLSDYYPLLFTLIFVTILFQYPLASFESIIYDLKVRWDFGIKPSPEIVIVTLDEESDDYLGDVYPYTYATHSRFLEKILKSEPKIIDYFVKMPEVLDDEDVYFSEFKSKLKNFMTEGGKVNFGTEIDEVKGEELPPLPLREFNYNLAQLNVDNFIFAKDDVVRRAIFNVSGEESLHLLTANQYRAMKGKNVLNVPDVIGAYYNDEADANFVLFRYSGSPVYSEFKYKTIPFHRVLVGNYNPEIFKDKIVLIGPNYISRSDNFYLTPFNLEEYKAPKLIVHASIIDAFIQNKTIKMLPRAVSNIMAFIVAIILSILISKLKPKDGLIITLLVLASILLISYLLFVFMGLWLYTAHLVVTVFVVYYIWIPFRAIGEYQRRYAIQEETKLLKQVEKLKQNFLSLMSHDLKTPVAKIAGVADNLYTQNSGNPDIREKSQLIIDSTKELNKFISSILDLTKIESSNFGLNKISKDINSIIENVIKDLNFSANQKQVQIKKELAPLYPIEIDVTLITRVISNLVENAIKYSGPTSVVQVNTWDDEKWVYIEIKDNGVGIPAEELSNIFEKFYRIKNDANHSIKGTGLGLYLVKYFVELHGGVISVDSIAGIETKFLVKLVNK encoded by the coding sequence ATGAAGTTTAAAAAACTCAAGATTGATTTGTCGGATTATTATCCGCTCTTATTTACGCTTATCTTTGTAACGATTCTTTTTCAATATCCATTGGCTTCGTTTGAATCAATCATCTATGACTTAAAGGTTCGTTGGGACTTCGGCATTAAGCCTAGCCCTGAAATTGTTATCGTAACGTTAGATGAAGAAAGCGATGACTATCTAGGTGATGTTTACCCTTATACATATGCCACTCACTCACGCTTCCTGGAAAAAATTCTAAAATCTGAACCAAAGATTATTGATTACTTCGTAAAAATGCCTGAAGTGTTGGACGACGAGGATGTTTATTTTTCTGAGTTCAAATCAAAATTGAAAAACTTCATGACAGAAGGCGGGAAAGTTAACTTTGGAACTGAAATTGATGAAGTAAAAGGTGAGGAGCTTCCTCCACTGCCACTTCGCGAATTTAACTATAACCTGGCCCAGCTTAACGTAGATAACTTTATCTTTGCAAAAGACGATGTTGTAAGACGTGCAATTTTTAATGTTTCAGGTGAAGAGAGTTTGCATCTACTGACGGCCAATCAGTACCGTGCGATGAAGGGAAAAAATGTTCTCAATGTTCCAGATGTAATCGGTGCTTATTATAATGACGAAGCCGACGCGAACTTTGTTCTGTTTCGCTATTCAGGATCACCTGTCTATAGTGAGTTTAAGTATAAAACGATTCCTTTTCACCGCGTGCTTGTAGGAAACTACAACCCGGAAATTTTTAAAGATAAAATCGTTTTAATTGGCCCGAACTATATTTCAAGAAGCGATAACTTTTATCTGACTCCTTTTAACTTAGAAGAGTACAAAGCACCCAAGCTCATCGTTCATGCTTCTATAATTGATGCTTTTATCCAGAACAAAACGATTAAGATGCTGCCAAGGGCGGTTTCAAATATTATGGCCTTCATTGTGGCCATCATCCTGTCGATTCTTATCTCGAAGCTAAAACCTAAAGACGGATTAATTATCACGCTTTTAGTTCTGGCATCGATTCTTCTGATTTCCTATCTGTTGTTCGTTTTTATGGGGCTATGGCTTTATACTGCTCACTTAGTTGTCACGGTCTTCGTGGTTTACTACATCTGGATTCCTTTTAGGGCGATCGGTGAATACCAGCGCCGCTATGCTATCCAGGAAGAAACGAAACTTTTAAAGCAAGTTGAAAAACTAAAACAAAACTTCCTGTCTTTAATGAGTCACGATTTAAAAACGCCGGTTGCTAAAATCGCAGGTGTTGCGGATAACCTGTATACACAAAACTCAGGAAATCCTGATATCCGTGAAAAATCTCAGCTCATCATTGATTCGACCAAAGAATTGAATAAGTTCATTTCTTCTATTCTAGATTTAACAAAAATCGAATCGAGTAACTTTGGACTGAATAAAATTTCAAAAGACATCAATTCCATCATTGAAAACGTCATCAAAGACCTGAACTTCAGTGCGAACCAAAAACAGGTTCAAATTAAGAAAGAGCTTGCCCCACTTTATCCGATTGAAATTGACGTGACCCTTATTACTCGAGTTATCTCCAACCTTGTGGAAAACGCCATTAAATATTCTGGACCAACCTCAGTGGTGCAAGTGAATACATGGGATGATGAGAAATGGGTCTATATTGAAATCAAAGATAATGGCGTGGGAATCCCGGCCGAAGAGCTTTCTAACATTTTTGAGAAGTTTTATCGGATTAAAAATGATGCGAATCATTCAATAAAGGGTACTGGTCTAGGGCTTTATCTGGTGAAATACTTCGTTGAACTGCATGGCGGAGTGATCTCTGTGGACTCAATTGCGGGTATTGAAACAAAATTCTTAGTGAAATTAGTTAATAAATAG
- a CDS encoding sigma-54-dependent transcriptional regulator, with the protein MHRVLVVDDDKVLQDSVKEALLYHSFAVDVANNGKEALHAVYKEKYDLVVMDVNMPEMDGISALTEIKKVDPSVIVIILTAYSNVSDAVKVVKEGAYNYLEKPISSENLVALIKRALKARSLVETSMFSSPRLSLGGDDQFVGESHVMQKVFSVIDKLAKVNTPVLIRGESGTGKELVARAIHYNGPRKDAKFVTINLAAVPENLIESELFGHEKGAFTGASERKLGKFQYADGGTLFLDEIGDISPTMQVKLLRVLQEKTFTPIGSNRDIKVDVRVIAASHKPFEKMIADGSFREDLFYRLNVLPVYLPPLRERKSDIPFLVEYYIKYFNNVHGLNIKGVSDEAKNLLVNFSWPGNIRELRNVIEHAFIIESSDMIQAPSLPSTLKLTSATKVPEPDEDSDMMIDVEGIQDSIFDMKSDELTRAPDGFSFNNILNSKEMVMDFQVAKDLFEKEFIVWALKQNRGKINQTALKANIPKKTLLRKIEKYEITAKDYVNG; encoded by the coding sequence ATGCATCGTGTATTAGTTGTTGATGATGACAAGGTACTTCAGGATTCAGTAAAGGAAGCTCTTCTTTACCATAGTTTTGCTGTCGACGTTGCTAACAACGGAAAAGAGGCCCTTCACGCAGTTTACAAAGAAAAATATGACTTAGTAGTCATGGATGTAAATATGCCGGAAATGGACGGTATTTCTGCACTAACTGAAATCAAGAAAGTTGATCCATCAGTTATCGTGATTATTTTAACTGCTTACTCAAACGTCAGCGATGCCGTTAAAGTTGTTAAAGAAGGCGCGTATAATTATTTAGAAAAACCAATTTCATCTGAAAATTTAGTCGCTCTAATTAAGAGAGCACTAAAAGCAAGATCATTAGTTGAAACATCAATGTTCTCTTCTCCAAGATTATCTCTTGGTGGTGATGACCAATTCGTTGGTGAATCACATGTTATGCAAAAAGTTTTCAGCGTTATTGATAAACTTGCAAAAGTTAATACTCCGGTTTTAATTCGTGGAGAGTCTGGTACAGGTAAAGAACTTGTTGCCCGCGCGATTCACTATAACGGTCCAAGAAAAGATGCCAAGTTTGTTACAATCAACCTTGCAGCTGTTCCTGAGAACTTAATTGAATCAGAACTTTTCGGTCACGAAAAAGGTGCCTTCACGGGTGCATCTGAAAGAAAGCTTGGTAAATTCCAATACGCAGACGGTGGGACACTGTTCCTGGATGAAATCGGGGATATCAGTCCTACGATGCAGGTAAAGCTACTTCGCGTTCTTCAGGAAAAAACTTTTACTCCAATCGGATCTAACCGCGATATCAAAGTTGATGTTCGTGTTATTGCAGCTTCACATAAGCCATTTGAAAAAATGATTGCTGATGGGTCGTTCAGAGAAGATTTATTTTATCGTTTAAATGTTCTACCAGTTTATCTTCCACCATTACGTGAAAGAAAATCTGATATTCCTTTCCTTGTTGAATACTACATTAAGTATTTCAACAACGTTCACGGATTAAACATCAAAGGTGTGAGTGACGAAGCTAAAAACCTTTTAGTGAATTTCTCATGGCCAGGTAACATCAGAGAGCTAAGAAACGTTATCGAGCACGCATTCATTATTGAATCGTCTGATATGATCCAGGCACCATCACTTCCATCAACACTGAAGTTAACTTCAGCGACGAAAGTTCCAGAGCCGGATGAAGACTCAGACATGATGATCGATGTTGAGGGAATCCAAGATTCTATCTTCGATATGAAGAGTGATGAGTTAACTCGTGCACCAGACGGATTCTCATTCAACAATATTTTAAATTCAAAAGAAATGGTAATGGACTTCCAGGTTGCCAAAGATCTTTTTGAAAAAGAATTTATTGTGTGGGCCTTGAAGCAAAATAGAGGAAAGATTAACCAAACGGCACTTAAGGCAAACATCCCTAAAAAGACGCTTTTAAGAAAAATTGAAAAATACGAGATCACTGCCAAAGATTACGTGAACGGTTAG